Within Alteromonas sp. LMIT006, the genomic segment GCAAGAAGCGGCGAGGCGTTCGGATTTGGCTGTCCCTTCTGCCCCTGCTGTTCATCAGATTGTCGGGATCAGCTTAACTCCTGCAATCGCACGTTTATTCGGTCTGTCTTGTCCAGTTAAAACACAAGAAGTTGTTGAGCATTATAAGTCAGTTTTTGTGTCATATGACCAAACGCCTTGCCCGTTATTTTTAGGTACCGAGCAATTATTAGAAAACTTAATTGACAAATATCGCTTGGCAGTTGCTACTGGTAAAGCGCGAAGGGGGTTGGAGCGTGCTTGGCAGCATACTCAGACAAAAAGTTATTTTGTTGATTCATGCTGTGCCGATGAGGCTGAATCTAAGCCATCACCGGATATGCTGTTACAGATCCTAGAACGGCAAAAGCTGGCGCCTGAAGAGTGTCTGATGGTGGGGGATACATCCTTTGATATGCAAATGGCGCAAAGCATCAATATGCCAAGGGTTGGGGTAAGTTACGGTGTGCATTCGGTGGCGCAACTCAACCAACACAATCCCGTTGCAATCATTGACTCA encodes:
- a CDS encoding HAD family hydrolase, with the translated sequence MKQPYKCIIFDWDGTLMDSADKIVNTMQEAARRSDLAVPSAPAVHQIVGISLTPAIARLFGLSCPVKTQEVVEHYKSVFVSYDQTPCPLFLGTEQLLENLIDKYRLAVATGKARRGLERAWQHTQTKSYFVDSCCADEAESKPSPDMLLQILERQKLAPEECLMVGDTSFDMQMAQSINMPRVGVSYGVHSVAQLNQHNPVAIIDSPIELLNWL